tagtgtcgaggtgttaagacaccacgtttcacgtgacgagtgaagcatcgaggtgttaagatgccactcagggtgaagcatcgaggtgttaagatgccacctaggggtgtagtgtcgaggtgttaagacaccactccgtaaaataatgagtgaagcatcgaggtgttaagatgccacttggggtgaagtgctgaggtgttaaggtgccacctaggggtgtagtgtcgaggtgttaagacaccactccgtaaaataatgagtgaagcatagaggtgttaagatgccactcggggtgaagtaccgaggtgttaaggtgccaccctagggtttagtgatacgaggtgttaagtatactaaagaatgttatgaacatcgatgacttatttcgcgaagtcattcccttgcgaagatttggttaaccatggttattgtgatgtaagcgtaagcaattatgctattcgagatatttatatatatatatatatatatatatatatatatatatatatatatatatatatatatatatatatatatatatatatatatatatatatatattgtatacgtataatgtcgtttatattaatgaattgttgtgatgaagctaaccctccgggtgtggcttattggcgttgttcacatcgtcattggtgaactcactttatttattgttagcttgttgcttagtgatgttacggtatgcttagactagcttgcctttatgcttggatgcttcggtatgcggtatttgatatttgtgtggcgtgtccattttatacatatatatgcatgtagtatgttatcattcactaagcgttagcttaccctctcgttgttgacttttttatatagattgcatggatgcggaggctcgggtaagcggggactagtggacttgcgtagttgctttagaaggcttgcttttggattgattaggattgggtagcgtatccccaatcgccatgcttgaccgttattttgtattacaaatcatgtggttgaaaacttgtattttcgtacgaaagtcgtaaaacggccgatgtgggcccgatcttcgtaaaactaattttattaatggaacgtgttagttctacatatattaatgtatggttaaaatcgttttgtctaaatacgtcaggaagtggtcaaacattttcgcatttcatgactttttgtacaggccactttggcgcgccgctccatatgctgttccagcaaaaataaaaattttaattgatatttccgtgtgatcgtttgtattacgggttgggatgttacaagtggtatcagagcatggtctaagggatttaggtgacttgagataggtgcctagacttagacttgtgtgtgtgcttaatttgttgcgggacttgtagggattacgggtcggaataggttatagttagtgccttgtttgtaggtggactaacgtttatattagtaatgcggatattattaatatattaattgtgttgtgataataattctcgcgtatgtgcatatcgcgtagaattttgtttgtgtttgtttatatcatcgagtgaggcggtcgttgtactaacgagttgatacggtgtgtgtgcgtaataaggacttgcaaaccttattacgggtgcaaatcatgtctaacaagtgatgtacgacgagtgttagcaagatgggacggtgttgtgcgtgtggtttatacgttcgtgatctaatcgtttgcattccttagaatgaaaacggaagatggatgcggaacgagtgagcctattcacgaagggaaggatgagttaacgttaaagattgaggccgtgtttgaacaatatatctcggttttcaccggcaaggttagagaagtaaccaaggagttggtcgaaggacaaatgacggaaatggtccgagaccaagtgactaaagttgtaaaggaagagtttgaaaagaggtttcccaagccTCGAGGTAGTGAtggtgaagatgtacttgcaaggttaggattacatggtgctcatggtaagagggcacgaagtacgcctgaagccgtcgggaatgtgaagaagaagagtaagaagggttacaagctcacgtgctttaattgtggggaacgaggtcatttggcacaagattgtatggTGGTGCCTTTAGACTCGATCatgtgtttcatttgccggatggagggacaccgaaagtcagagtgttccgaatcgcatgacgatcgggttaggaagTTAGAGCGTgaatacatgatgggaagtggagcacggaagcccaacagttctacatcaggtacttttagtacgaaattatatgttgttcgtttgtaataacatgcggtatgtgcgtaagtcttagctaaactttattctccgttggagataattcgtagcaaacgggcggtttacgtttatggttccggtttgctctcagcagagtgtataagtggtgtgttgtgccttgatcctatggtgcgaatccttgggcgcttaggcattttggttagtaccgggtcgttaagctcgttcgagtgagacccttaaggtctcaattgtgttgtgcatattattgatatgggtgacgttcctaatggaagtaccctatggtgactttggattgtcgggcgaagggcgtaagacttggcgtaaccaagcattccttagtatttgggaaatgtttctaccaagccatggaaatgggttttggtgttcggtcgttaagcgcgtgttcgctttcatgttgaagttgatgaaccatgaggttcgtcgagtggattgaaactcttgaaatcgagtgttgatctcgatgtatgttggtaaaggagtctacgtgacgcgacattaggtgcctttttatacctactagcgtggtgttcgactccgattgtgttgtggttacattgtacttagggtaccgaagtgaaacccttaggtacatgagtgatcgggtgaaattcgataaactaaagcaattggatgattgcgagtgtatagttcgtgtaatttgtggtacacttttcgttcgaagtgtttaaggataggttaggatccttggtatgctcaaagttggagcaagacatggtgatgggccgtgtgaacccaattatttgtaaagtctacctttggttgcatggtacgggtgtacgagatgcggttatggaatgtagttccaagtgggggagttacactcccgcacgcggaggttttagtgtgagatttcggacaatgcttttggtagatccgaaatttgtgtcgggacctagatttggtcggtaatggtagagtacaatttcggttaaattgtacttatgattttggatttgaattatcaccaaggtggtaatgtggtaaatctcgttgagagataatggacgtgtttggcaagcaaggtgaaatccctcggttaagggatgtgtgtgtcggattctcttttagcgAATTAATGTTTTGtgtctatgtttgatataggtggttcttgctcgattgtgtgaatggttagtggtatccgttaggattaactatggcgtagcagagcgcgatgttacgctactcgtcgttcgaggccaaaagggcgttaattgatgaagcatgaccttcggggtccgctgacttcatcatggtattgatgattgatgaagcatgaccttcagggtccgctgacttcatcatgggattgttgattggtggagcatgaccttcggggtccgctgacttcatcatgagatcgttgattggtgaagcatgaccttcggggtccgctgacttcatcatgggtgtagtgttatatcggtgaagcatgaccgttgacagggtccgctgacttcatccggtgttgagggaTCTATCGGctattttatacaccgatggtggggtcgtaaggaccatgtggtgtgatctatcggctgttttatacaccgatggtgggataatgaggaccatgtcgtgggattagtgaggcgatagccgtgtttcgctcacatgttgttacgggtgtgacaatagtcgattttgtacaccttaggtttagcgttgccatagttattttaggcgcttttggttttagccgttgcttatgatgttaggatagtggcatattggttgtattgcacactacaaaggatgtttagtggtaagtgtaatccgtaaggattcatgtggttcgatcttcaacgttcagatcgttgactttaggttgagacttggtcacttttagcgttgtccttggtaaaggtacgctaaggaattgatatctcggtacgaggttggttgagtttttcccgatatggggaaaagagcaggttttaatgctcggatagtggttttgataaatcacgggtgacaattttgttgttaaaggtgattcattgggaagaattgtctaggaaagttcggattggaacttaggattgagggccgttgagtagttccggattggttaagtggagaagatcacgaggacgtgatcgagtttaagtgggggagagttgtaagacccaaatatttattgtacataatgtatttatggtgtacgatgcgtgtatgaagtgtacgtgttgcttgctcgaacgccgaaggaaactggacgttgtctgaagtgacaaggtgtgtacgtatcttttcaaccccaaataaagtttgtgttgatatttcaaagccttaccattggaaaggaaatcttattacgtttccaacgatatttgattcatcgaaaacggagctacggtcaaaaagttatggccaaaacaagtttctgaaaactgacctgcaggttggagcggcgctccacctttcggcgcggcgcgccgaacccgtctgatgcaattttcagcctttttaaaaggcttaaatgaggggtactttggtcttttcatttagggtcggtttagggtcaccaaaactgatctaaaactccattggagctcattttcactcatcaaacactctcatcttcaaaccctagattgagaggagagttttagagagagagagagctccaattggagaagaagaagggtgtttcgggtcaaacctcgggtattaaagttgttctactcgtcaacggcatcattttggcggtattggtaagttcaaactcctaacttcatctttgtaatttgatattcaagtttagggttttgaactagttagttataaaacccatttatgaggtgaaatgggtaattgtaactagttattgttgatgttggtgggtttagggttggttaatgatttaaccatgtttaaggcttgtatgtagtgtgtaatctctagtattagtgattctagtagtgttgaaactcttttgggtatgtttggttgactaactttgactagagtcaaagattagggtttggtgatgattataacccaattgtcgatttaataaggtttataaacttaaaatggattaagttgaagcatagaaccgagttaaatatgttttggtgtcaaaacttgctaatggcgtgatattgacttcttatgggtcaaattagggtttaagtgtcattttgggcaagataggtgtttaacacctatgattgggtttgactggcatattaggaccattctcacttgtgttagtgattattggttagtttgggcgcggtttgtgcttgaaagtgcatttgggtcgaaattgcactagttgtcaatttgggttgatttgtatatccaacctaattgtgttacttgttatgtgataaatggattaggtacattccatcggtgattgcggattattcggtagcattcttcaaggcgacaaggtgagtgttaatgtcctatatgcatatgtatgtgtaggatgggtgcgggtcgggagaaggggttctcgcttgtagagctcgcttctcgtataggtggaattgttggacttgtgtataggtccaattggcacggttgtgcgttttggttgaccatgttggcgaggtgcacactttgtgtgtacgttatcacatgggcgtgtgatgtggacttatataaccccaatgacgaagggttaatatagtgagtggaataattatatgtgtaggtatataatgtatctatttgttctAGCATGAAAtgcgtagtgtcgaggtgttaagacaccacgtttcacgtgacgagtgaagcatcgaggtgttaagatgccactcggggtgaagcatcgaggtgttaagatgccacctaggggtgtagtgtcgaggtgttaagacaccactccgtaaaataatgagtgaagcatcgaggtgttaagatgccactcggggtgaagtgccgaggtgttaaggtgccacctaggggtgtagtgtcgaggtgttaagacaccactccgtaaaataatgagtgaagcatcgaggtgttaagataccactcggggtgaagtaccgaggtgttaaggtgccaccctagggtttagtgatacgaggtgttaagtatactaaagaatgttatgaacatcgatgacttatttcgcgaagtcattcccttgcgaagatttggttaaccatggttattgtgatgtaagcgtaagcaattatgctattcgagatatttatatatatatatatatatatatatatatatatatatatatatatatatatatatatatatatatatatattgtatacgtataatgtcgtttatattaatgaattgttgtgatgtagctaaccctctgggtgtggcttattggcgttgttcacatcgtcgttggtgaactcactttatttattgttagcttgttgcttagtgatgttacggtatgcttagactagcttgcctttatgcttggatgcttcggtatgcggtatttgatatttgtgtggcgtgtccattttatacatatatatgcatgtagtatgttatcattcactaagcgttagcttaccctctcattgttgacttttttatatagattgcatggatgcggaggctcgggtaagcggggactagtggacttgcgtagttgctttagaaggcatgcttttggattgattaggattgggtagcgtatccccaatcgccatgctcggcctttattttgtattacaaatcatgtggttgaaaacttgtattttcgtacgaaagtcgtaaaacggccgatgtgggcccgatcttcgtaaaactaattttattaatggaacgtgttagttctacatatattaatgtatggttaaaatcgttttgtctaaatacgtcgggaagcggtcaaacattttcgcatttcatgactttttggacaggccactttgacgcgccgcgcggccatatggcgcgccgcaccATATGCTGTtccatcaatttttttttaattgatatttccgtgtgatcgtttgtattacgggttgggatgttacacaaGGTATTCTTCTTCCAAAAGAAGGTGACATGAACTTGGAGGCATATTGCGATTCAGATTGGCTCGGGTGCCCATTTAGCAGGCGCTCGCGAACCGGCTATTTTCTTATATTTGGAGGAGCTCCAATCTCTTGGAAGTCTAAGAAACAAGATGTTGTTTCACGATCATCAGCGAAAGCCGAATATCGAGCCATGGCAATTTCGGTTAGTGAAGTGTTGTGGGTTCGATGGTTACTTGAAACATTAGGTGTTCCTCTTTATGGGCCGACTTCACTGTTTTGTGACAACCAAGCAGCAAGACACATCGTAAATAATCCGGTTTTTCATGAACGGACGAAGCATGTTGAGATGGATTGCTATTTCGTTCGTGAACGTGTAGAAACCAAAGAAATCAAGCCCTTTCCTATTGATTCCAAACGACAGATTGCTGATCTACTTACTAAGCCTCTTGGATCCAATCACTTGCGAGCTCTATTTGGCAAGTTGGGCATTcgaaactctaacgacccgtcctaatccatctggacgaatacattacatttggttacatcgcgaggtacttgacctctatatgatacattttacaaacattgcattcgtttttaaaagacaaactttcattacatcagaagttgacggcatgcataccatttcataatatttccaactataattgacttagtaataatcttgatgaactttacgactcgaatgcaacgtcttttgaaatatgtcatgaatgactccaagtaatatctctaaatgagcaaatgtacagcggaagatttctttcatacctgagaataaacatgctttcaagtgtcaaccaaaaggttggtgagttcataggtttatcataaaacaataaaattcatccttTTGATAGACCACAtggtttaaatcctgcatggtacaaatggacccgaatcctatacccacctgtaatgtacatgcgatatcttttaaatacagtacacctttcttgtgtacgaaatcatctttcataaatcttagtaaccgtacacatatcttgtgcataaaaataacatacacataacctgtgtataaaattattctcttgatacataacattcacttttcattgctttcatagcttggcttggtaatcgaccttaacatataatgcgcataaataatatccccagaacagaacatctcgtctgtataataatcatataaacttcgaagtactaaacaccacgcccactagcccttccgtctagtgaacattctgggtgggggtgttaaatccggtagctacctttaggaatcgcgtcaattaggcgtgcactaattctcaaaattagtgatgttccctaattcttaggttaccaagcaataataatcaggggaaaaatattcatatcaattgtggcaattatcacgtccacataattcaatggtggtaattatcacgtccacacaattcattcgaggaatgttttgcttgtgtctatctcgtcaaacatttataaaagcatttcatatattcgcagttcaaaatgtatttcaaaagcatttaataaagcagttgtaagagtagcgcatgtattctcagtcgcaaaaatgtaaagagtaaaagggaatcaaatgaactcaccatactgtattttgtagtaaaaatacatatgacgatattgaacaatgcagggttggcctcggattcacgaacctatatcatttgtatatttattaatatacataatcgtaatcgaataagtttatatatatatatatataacttattaattatatcatttttatattaataatatatttaggtttcatatattcgttttatatatgtaaaaaaaatatattttgttatgttgtatgtgttaaatatatttatgtatatatatatcatttgtttatcaaagccgtagttctaattatactaagttagtattagtaaagataaaaataatgataataacgttaataatatacttatgttaataataatagttctactatatatataaaatgataataatactaatacttatgaaagtactaataaatacGCAtcgtttttataataatattaccaatgttaatcatagtcgtaatatttataataatactaaaatcgtacgattaataatattaatattacttataacaatacaattgataatattaataatattattacttaataataatactagtgataatgataatattagtagtcatagttgtaatttttaattgtgttagcaataataaatgataacttttattagtaataatgataataaatataataactaatattaacaataatattagcaataataataatacttataataataataatgttaatactaataatttctaaataataatgctaataatgataataataacaataatacttgaattaataacaataattaataatacataataataattaataatacattacaataacaataataataataataataataataataataataataataataataataataataataataataataataataataataataataataataataataaagaaataaaaatataataactgCCTTAAGGGTTTGTTCACAAAAAAAAATGGCATGAACCGGGTTTgatcccgagacctctcgctcacctaaACTCCCACAGAACCATTCCTCCATCGCTATATTTCTGTCTTTATATTCATTCTAATTCCTATTATAATAAAAACCGTATTCATCTTCTTCATTACCCATCACAAATCGGCTGTGACTCTAATAATCATAAACGTACAATAGTTTGTTGGGTTTGGTATGTTAATTGAAACTTATACGACTCTTGATCATTTCCAAATTAATAGCAAACTAAAAAAAATTAAACCAAAAAAACAGTCGCTGTTAACGAAAATAAAATAAGGAAGAACATGAAATTCGATTTCGACATTAAGACCGTTTTAGATGAAAATTtctacatgaaaaaggttttaaatcattcctataaacttctgCAATCATCAATTGAACCTATAACATCAAAAATCTTACGAATTTCACGATGAACAAATAGTTTGACTTTTTTAATTAATACTTTGACCCCAAAATTCGAAATTGTTATGAGGAATTGGAAGTTAATACCTTGCAGAAAGATTGATTAAACCATTTCTAACAactttgcatttatagattttgataaACAAA
This genomic stretch from Rutidosis leptorrhynchoides isolate AG116_Rl617_1_P2 chromosome 11, CSIRO_AGI_Rlap_v1, whole genome shotgun sequence harbors:
- the LOC139874472 gene encoding secreted RxLR effector protein 161-like; amino-acid sequence: MEPNLKLDKGEEEEKVDANQYRRLVGRLLYLQATHPDITYSVNVLSQFVADPRSNHMEAATRVLCYLKNIAGQGILLPKEGDMNLEAYCDSDWLGCPFSRRSRTGYFLIFGGAPISWKSKKQDVVSRSSAKAEYRAMAISVSEVLWVRWLLETLGVPLYGPTSLFCDNQAARHIVNNPVFHERTKHVEMDCYFVRERVETKEIKPFPIDSKRQIADLLTKPLGSNHLRALFGKLGIRNSNDPS